The following nucleotide sequence is from Anopheles stephensi strain Indian chromosome 3, UCI_ANSTEP_V1.0, whole genome shotgun sequence.
gtgtgtgtcgctagTCCCGAACGGGTTAAGATTTGCAGATTAAAAACGCACCGCAACACTTGATGGTTGGCTTGAGGGGCATTCATATTTCAGTCCGACGGTCCGGCAGCTTCGGTACGCTTCATTACGCCCGTAATGGGCGAAGGGAATAATCTAATTAATATGCATAGCGTTCCGGGGTCGTTCTTTCGTGCTTTAAGCTGTGTCCTGCACATCGggcaggggaaaaaaaacggtaatTTAAAACTATAGTGTATGGTTTTATTAagattttgttcttctttttacgTCCTCCACTCTCACACTCTCGCTcgtttgttcttcttctccgCTATagtaaaaagaaataataacGTTATCATAGGGGTTTTTTGTTATCATACTCACTATCTGCTTCCTTCCTACACGACCAACATTCAAATTATTCTTGTGTGGGTGTGTTGTATATATAGacgttttctttcttgttaAACCTTTCCACTAGCGCTTTTCCTAATACGTGTGACGTTCTCTAGCGGTGTCTGGCTTTCCCTCgcaataatattaataattgtAATAGTAATAATCCTAATCCAAAAGTCTCTCATTCATAATTATTTGCTTTACCACGCGAATACAGATGGGAACCATCGGTCCTACTATTGgcaaaatgtaaatattcGTATCAATCCAGAGCAGCTGCCCTGTCCGTTGCTGCCAGTAGGGTGTttgatttcctttttatttttcctaaaAAATGGGACCCGCCAACATAAATCTCTCTCATAACAATGGCGCAGGACGATGCGCACTTCGTACAGTCAATAATTATTGCAACGGAAGATGCATAGAGAACGGGGGGACAGGAATGATGCAGGAGTAGTAGCAGTGTGGGCAAGGGGACAGATTTAAAcaacacaaagaaaaagaaacagtgTAACAAAAACATATCTAATCATTAAATACTCATGATTTTGCTTCATCCGACAGGCGAACCTTCGATCGCGGCCACCCAACGTCAGTCCGCCCACTCTATTCGCACTTGTTCTTGACCGTTATCATAATCTGATTCGTTTGGTGTATCAGGTACAGGGCACTTACGAATACGGCATTTGCTCTGGAAGTGGGAAGAGACAAAGCAAACACGCGTTCGGAAATCGATTAGTATTCGGTGGAGAAAAAGGGGTTTCAAAAATCGCGGGAAATTCCCTTTTTTACGATCACTTACTCTCCCTCCTTGAAGTACTCCTTGAGGGTGGTACTGAACTTTTTGGAATACTTTACAAACTCCTTCTTCCGCTGTTCCACCGCCTGTTTGCCGGACGAGCCCGGTATGAAGCCGACCACTTCGTTCACCGCATCGAGCAGCTTTTTGATGGCACTGGCTATTTCTCTGCGAAGGATAGAACAGACGTGTAGACAATTGAAGGCATTGCATTACAATGATTGACGTGACTGACAAGGAGGAAGTGGTCCTAAGGGAGgaagtttttaatttaaaaaacaaaattctgGGCTTTCATAGCGTGCATATCATAAGCTCGCTTCAATACGCCACCCATTAAAGCGAACAAATGAAGCTTGGAATTGTGGAAAAAATTCATTCGAATTTTTCCGAGTGAAAATTATGCTCCATTAGTTATTCCACCGTGCACATGCTGCTGTAATTCATCATCCTTCACCGGATTCGGTGCGCTGCTGCTTACTTTATCGTTTCCAGGAATGTTTTCCTATCAGCTATCTCGTCCGGGATGCGGCTCAGGATTCGTTTCAGTGCGGCCGACTTTTTGTTCAGTTCCTGGAATGCATCTTCCGTGCGGTTCAGTCGATATTCGATCACTGTGCcggaaagcaaaaggaaaccaCGTGGTGAATTCATTGTGGGAAGTTCGACGGAAAAGGGGCTGTACTTACGGTCCGTATCTGTGGCCGCACCCTGCAGTCTGAGGATGCTTTCGTTCATGTTCACATTGATGTCGCCCTTCTTGATGATGCCCATCACCAGATCGTACGTCAGGCCCGGGTGGCTCTGTTCCGCTTTGGTCAGGGCGGCCCGTAGCGTTTGTGATGCGACCACATCGCGCCTTTCGAGCTGCAAAATTGTCCACAAACAAGCAGGAGAGAACGGTCGGTGTTATGCAATGGAATTTgcagatttttatttatttattttttttttttagctaatGAACCGAACCGGATCGGTTGTAAGTGCTGGTTTTTCCAACGCATTCATTTTACGACCCATAAATCGACAACGACAAATGGCACCGAACGCCATCCTCTTTGGTGGTGATTCAGCGATCATAGATCCGTTCGACGGAAATGGTTGGCATTCAAGTCACCAACCACTAACCACCGTTGTCAGATCTACAGTGAGTGCAAAAAGTATACGGCAGGCTGGATATTAAATGGTAAATAGCGAGCTTGAAGTGTAAATCGGCTTAACATAAGGAAACTAATATTTAAGATTAGTTAATCTAGTTAACTTCTTTAGTTATTTAGTTAATTAGTTAAATCTAGTTAGATTAGTTaagctcataaattagaaGAAATTTTCCGTTAAATatgcttctttgttttttgacactacaacctcaagcaTTCTTGATGTTTCACTTATGGTTTATTTTACATGATTTTATGACACCGCAGCTGGATAGCCATTCCTTGCCCGGGATGGAATTTTATATAGATCTTACTTCAAAGCCTGTTCCGATATATTATCATTTAATATAAAGAGTCATTCGATTGTACCATCTACTGTCTCCAAAGATGGTCACAATTGTATTCATATAGGAATTCTGATAATCCTAAAGCTTTGAGTAGCTTGGGGTTTCATACACGCCTCATGGTTTCTTAGTTGAAATCATCATACTGCTGAAAGATAGGAGGTCCATAAAGATCGATCAAATGTTGCTTCTAATTTTACAGTAcgacctcgaaaggtcttgacTTGACAACTCTTTCTGATGTAGCTATTGCCATAGTTTTTAGAGCTATATTAATTTGGGCTTGAACTTGATCCTAAAAGCCCTCATCCTAGTTGAAGACCATGTCATGATCATGGTCATGGAACTACCGATATTTGATTTGCAATGATGTTGTCAGACGCAAGCGATCAACTACTGATTGATCGATGGAACGGGGCTTGTCTACAAGCCGAATGATGATTCCAGGGCTTCAAaacttcttcttggcttatcGGCCTGCGTGGTCATGCCGGAATACTtatggtttactagacttcatgataccacgtagttggatagtcagtcctcactactggAGAGCGGTCCGAACGGAACGGCATAGACGTATACTTTTTCCAATCCCTGTATCTAGTGTGCGGTGGGGCGACAAtcacaaaaaacaacccccttTCGACACCATGGCACACTATAATCAATCGATTAgcgatgaaaagtgaatcgtAAACACACACGACACATCCTGGTAATCTAGTGTGGCTTGAGCTGGTcgtgctgtgtgtttgtgccgtACGAGGAAGCTTTCCGCCCCACCTCCGAGCGTTCCAATGcaggaagcaaaaaagtggTTTatgcaaaactgtgtacatacacacattaaaCGAGACCGACCAGCTTCTTCGCTCGGTGGCCTCTGTGGCCGTAGTATGCGCCCCATAGAAGGACTTGTTGGAGGCACGTACTTTTGTGGCTGCCCGCGacacaaaacaagaaagaCGACTTTCCCTGTACCATCGCTCCATGTCGTTTTGCCCCTTTTGGGGATCCGCTGCCTTGcttagaaaaacaaacagctcGCACCCGGGAGTAGATTAGTGGTGCTGTGTTGGGGTCTATTTCTGCAGGAGGATGATGTTTATGTTGTGCGGCCCTTACCTGGGATAGTATTGGTCGTATCAGAATCGGAAGTACCAGGGATGTTACGACGGGCGCATCATCTCCCATTGTCATTGCTTGCCAAACTCGCTAAAGGGCACTGCGATATCGAAGGGCACTGCGTTGTAGCGGATTCTTGCGCTCGCTTTTCGAAGCCTGTTTGCACAACCGACGACTGTGCTGTGCTATCGGATTCCACAAATCAGCACCCTCAATCACACTTTATCACAACCCAAGTACGCACAATAGTTTGATGATGATAACACCACTCTCGAAAACGAGTTCAACCCCCTATTGCACACTTCCCACTGTGGCCACTTGCAGCGAGCGAGTCATCGGGACATTTCGATCTCGAGCTCAGTGATTATGTTTCGCAGCGAAACTTTAGCTAACTTTATCAGCACCGTTTTCCGGAATTGCACAGCCTGTAACTTGCGTTATTTTGAGCGAATTATCGTCTCCGATGCACTGTTGTGTGGTGGAATAACTTTTGTAGagcgaaaaaaacgaaataaaaccaGTTCACGTAAATATTTTCTGACGTTTCGTCGGTATGACAGCCAGTCGCTGACGTTTGACGTGTCGTCTTTCGTAGAACAGTTTGCTGTAGAAAgagattgaaatatttctcaacaaaaatatttatttacgaAAGAAGTCTGTTTTTCTTATCTATTTATGTTCATTTAATCATAAAATTTAGTAAAAAACTGAAATCTTTATCAAAAGTAATCAAAACCCGAttgaaatttcaaaataaattcaaatccaTTGAAACATTCgttgaaacatttcacgtACATTCGAACATGTTCACTTCGAAACGCCATCGAAATCGACTATGTTGTCAAAACAAAGGAaagctgcttctgctgctgctgtcataACAAAAACGCATCATTGGAATGTGTGCCGCGCTTGCACGTTGATAAAGAGATTTGGAAAATGCGTAGCGGCTGTAAAAGCGGGTTGTAATTGATGCTATCACCGTTTGTTAGCTGCGTATAGCCGTCGTTTTCGTCCAAGCCGTGTTTtaagtttgtgtttcagttggTGGAATGTAAGTAACAGGGGAACCGAACCGCATCGATTGGCAGTCGGCAGCACAGTGAGATGATGGCCATAACCTAAAATAAGTTTCCTTCCGGGGATCGGGGTGTTTTCAATTTGCAGGAGGAATTTCCATTCGCCCTACTTCCGTGATTCAAGCGATAGTGAAGACGACGCAGAAATTGATGTGGATCAGTTAGACGCAACGCACTTTCTGACTGCCCGCACCGAAGAACTTTTAGGTTTGATCGAGTACGTATCGGAAACGGAGGAAGGATTTGTCGGTGTGCCCGAATCGCCCGCCATGGATGATACGGATAGTGATGATACGtacgacgaggaggacgacAGTCAAATGTCCGACACAAGCTCGGGTTCCGATTTGGCCAGCGGTAACAAGGATGACCTAGCGAAAAAGACAACTGGTGATAACAGCACATCAGATTCGGATTCCGATACAGAGGCAGCAACCAGCAACAAGGAGGATGGAACGAAAAAGGGACCCGACGGTGAAAGCACATCCGAGGCTGGCCCATCCCATCGGGTGATTGACGATTACGATGAAGAGATGGAGGATGATGACGTGATAAAAGCGATCATTACGGAAATTAAGAAACCACGCTCGAAACCGGCCGACATTCAGACGGAAGATTTTGTGGTGGATCTTTCGTTCCATCCGTGTGAAGACATTCTTGCCGTTGGCACGTCCGTGGGCGATGTGCTGATGTACAAGTATTCGAACGAGCAAAACGTCCTATCGGCAACACACGAACTGCACACGAAAGCGGTCCGTTGTTTGGAGTTTTCCCGCGATGGTTTATCCATCATTTCCACCGGCCGGGAACGTTCGATTGTGGTAGCGGATACGGAAACTGGGAAATTTAAACGGGTCTGGGAAGGAGCACACAGTGAACCGGTGTACTCGATGGCGGTGCTTGGGGAGCATCTGTTTGCGACGggcgatgacgatggtgaggTGAAGCTGTGGGATCTGCGGCAGAAAGATGCGGTGTTTGGATTGCGACCGGTGGAGGACTTTGTCTCGTGCATCCTGTCGAACGGCCAGCAACAGAAGTATTTGCTGATGACGAGTGGCGATGGTCTGCTGACGACGATTAACATTGCTCAACGGTAAGCATGGGCGTTAGAGCGAATGTCCATTTGTGTTAAATATTACTCCTTCTTCCAGTAAAATGTTCGTCCAATCAGAACCGTACGAAGAGGAGCTCAACTGCATGGGAACATTCAAGCGCGAAAGCAAGCTTGTGGTCGGTACATCCAAGGGCAACTACTACACCTTCAACTGGGGCCAGTTTGCGTACCACTGCGATGCGTTTACCGGACCGAAAGCGAGCGCAAACCGTATGGTACCGATCACGGAACAGATTGCCGTCATGGCCGGTGAGGATGGCATTATCCGGGCGATGCATCTAGTGCCGGGCCGTGTGCTCGGTATCGTGGGCCAACATTCGATGGCGATCGATACGATGGACATCAGTGGGAGTGGTGAGCTAATTGCGACCAGCTCGCACGACAACGATGTACGCTTCTGGAACATTAAATACTTCGAAGACTTTGACGGTATCAAGTACAACAGCAAACCGGACAAGCGGACGCTGAAGCATAACCTTCCCTCATCGCAGCGCGTCAATGCGAAGGATTTCTTTGCAGGGTTGAACGAGTAAGAGGAGCTTCTTTTCGGTAAGGCGAGCGTATCCGCTGAACGGCGGGTAGAattgttattttaaaattataagcCGATCTTGTCTTGGTGAAGTCGAGTGTAGCACGTTGCCTAAACCCGATTGGTGAACAAGGCCTACAAGACAGATTTATTGCGTATTGTGAGGATTGTTAGGGCGGTCGCGTAGCACGGCACTATTGTAACGCTTCACAAGCCTGTCTTTATCAATATAATTGTGTAGTTTCTtcgagaaataaaataaaatgtattttaatttcaacGCTTTGGCTCCAATCTCGCTTGAACTCGCTGACGCTCCGCTATAAACCTGTCGCTGTCAACCGCgcgttggttgtttgttttgatccgGTGTTGAGCATTTTCCTGtctgcgtatgtgtgcgtttTCCCCGCAGGATATACGCGCACGTGAATACCGAGAAAAGCAGGACCAAAACACGGTGGAAAAGCGGTCACACTCCACAGTACGCTATTAACCCAATACAAGGAAAATCTAGTTTGCTGCAGTGTGTAGAAGTTTATCGCAATTTTCATCATTCTTCATCTGTTTTAGCACAATCACCCGTTTGCCGGGTGTTGAAAAAGCCGGACCACGAGCATTGTCGAAGTCGTTTCTCGTTGAAGTGGTAGCgcaataatcatcatcatcatcatcattatcaacGGCGGTCATCAAACTTCGGGTTTTTGGGGTACGAAGCGCATGCTGTCGAATActctgtttttgttgctgtgtgtgcagtttttcGACCACCGACACAACACCGCTCGAGCATGCCAAAGTGCACCTGCACTCGCGTTCGCGTGTCAATCCAGTGCAATCGAGCTGTTCTTCGACGCATTTAGTGCCGTCCACTCTCTCCCATCCCCCCTCTGGTCTCTTCTACCGTCTGTCCTGTCTACCAGCCCCCAAGCACCGATTATCCGATTTTCCTACCTTAATAAGTTGGCCCTGTTTTCTCTCTACACTCTACACGTCTAAAGTGAACTGATTTTCGGTGCCGATAAAATCCATCCCAAGTGTGTATTTGAGTGTGGGGTTGAAAAGGGCCACCTTCGTAAGCGGACCGTACAAAccgtaaaaaaaacccgtcccCAAGCACCACCATGATAACGTTCCGGCTGTCGAACGGTGTGTACGCGTATGCGGCCTACCTGGTGCTGATGGTGTACTTCCTGTGGCCGGGACGATTCGCCAGCCTGTACGATTACATCGAGGGTGAAAACATCTACGATCAGCTGATACGCAAAACGACCAAAAACATTTCGCTGATGCGGAACGGGCTCCGGTGCGATTACAGTGAAGTGATCGAAGAAAATCTGTCCCTGTACCGGCCACCCTACACGGAAGACATCATTAACAACAATGTACGGCTCGGTGGTGAATACTATCCGGAGGATTGTCTGCCAAGCTTCAGCACCGCTATTATCGTACCGTACCGGCAGCGCGAACGGCAGCTCAATCAGTTCCTCATCTACATGCACAACTATCTGCGCCGGCAGCGAATCCACTACCGGATCTTTGTGATTGAGCAGTACGATCCGAAACCGTTCAACCGGGCGAAGCTGTTCAATATCGGGGCGCTCATTGCGATGGGACTGGACTATCCGTGTCTGGTGCTGCACGACGTTGACCTGATGCCGATGAATCTGGGCCATCTGTATGCGTGCTCGCGGAAACCGCGCCACATGTGCTCGAGCCTGGACGTGTTCCGGTACAATCTGCCGTACCGGGGGCTGTTTGGCGGTGCGGTTGCGATCGAATCGAGCGTGTTCCTCAACATAAACGGCATGTCGAACATGTTCAGCGGTTGGGGCGGTGAAGATGATGATCTGTACGGGAGGCTGACGAACAAGCAGATCGAAATCTGTCGCTTCAGCCCCAGCTACAGCCAGTACTCGATGTTGAAGCATCGGCCGGAGGCACCGAACAAGGATCGGGTTGCGTTTCTGAAGAATGGCAAGCTTCGGTACCATACGGACGGGTTGAATTCGCTCGTTTACAAGCAGGTCGGCTTCAAGCTGCACAACCTGTTTACTCACGTGCTGGTGGAAACTTAAGAGAATCGAGGGAGGGAACAGTTTTGTCATTTCTACGCTCTAGTTGCACACTTTTCAGTCTTAGTTCCATTCCAAGGCAATTGCTAGGAAAAAGGTCGAGTTTGTTACAGCCGGTAGGGGGCTGATCCCAACAGCACAATAATGTATTATTTAGTGTTTATAgttgtttttctccttcccaTGTTACTGTTAGCTTTATTAGTATGAGAgttgggtgtgtttttttgattttttctcgGTTAAATGGCTTATAGGGAATCAGGTCGAACatggttgaagttgaagtaaGTAAATATTGCcttaacaaaacaaagagGAAAATTACATTTACGAAGGAGAAAGCGAGTTTGCAGTAGTGCAAAAATACACATTTACAATTAATTCTACTTCATCGCTTAAACAGTTTAATAAAAGCGCCATTTTTGCGAGATAAAACGAGACACCAGGACATCAGGAGCAAtaccaaaaaaaggaaacaaataaGGTTACAAATTATTAGACTAAGTGCTACTGAGTGCAACTGCTGCTGATAAGTGATCGGATTGGTCTTACGTTAAGCAGCGTAAAAGCAAAGGCAAGCAAGCTAGACGATAGTTTACTCCTATTTATTAATCCCCTTCCCCAACATAGGGTAGCGAAGTAGGAGCTAAGGCGAAATTTAATTAGAAACAAGTAGaacagaacaacaacaaaaaaactctttaAATGCATAGTTTGTAAGTAGGAACAGTTTTACAATTCAAATTGAAGGGATAAAAAGAGCAAACAAGAAAATTCTTAAGTCACAAGCCACCAGGCCCATACCCGGTGCGAGgattctcttctcttctcccGTTTTTGGCACTCATTAGCGGAAGCACACGTGAGGGAGATTTAAAACACTTGAAAAAAACATGCTGCGTGATAAGAAAACTTcaaaaagcaaatgaaaaataaaagattaaCGAAAGCGGGGCAAATTAGGAGCAATTTTTAGATCGCATTATGTAAGGTTATTAAAAACATTCTTGAAGTTAAGAAATCAACAGAAgaggagaacaaaaaaaaagttgcaaacggaagcaaaagaagagagagagtgagagaggatTGCTAATTTTAGACTCCCGTACTTAGCGCCAGACAACAGCGAAAaggataaaacaaaactcaataaatcaaaacttcaacttaattaaataattgaagGCGTGCGCTTAGGTAACATATATGgatttgttcttcttttaaGGGAGCTAAAAGGTGAGCTGAGCTTGCAAGATGCTTCTTGCAATTTTATCTTCACAAGACTCTGAACGTCCTAGAGATCCTGTCTATCATGAAAATCCGTCTACCCAGAGACCACGTTCTCTAAAGCACCGAAGACGCAGTGCATAAGAGATCTAGTTATCGAAAGGACCTGATCGACCAAGAGACCCTCGTAGTCATAAAGCCTTGTTCAACTCTCATCTACCCAGAGACGTCGCGATCGAAGAGTCCTCGTTGTCTAAGTGATCTTGTATCTGGTATCTGGTAAAGAAGATCGCATTATTGAGACAACCAGATCAAGAGATCTCATAGTCATAAAGCCTTGTCCCAGTCTCATCCACCAAGAGACGTTGTGATTGAAAAGTCTTCGTTGTGCAAGTGATCTTGTCTACCAAGAGAACCAGTCCACCAAGAGACCAAGTTTTCTAAAGCGCCTCGTCTACTACAAAAGATGCCTGATAAGATACCTGGTAGGCATTAAGCCTTGTCCAAATTTCATCTACCAACAAGACGGTACGGTCGAAGATTCTTCGTTGTTCAAGAGATCTAGTCTTCCACCGGACCGCGTAGTCCAAGTCCTATCTAGAGACTTTGCCGTCTCTAAGAGCCTCCATGTCCTCCAAGGGTCCTGTTGAGCACGGAGTTTAAAAAGTTCCAACAGCTTGAATAAGAGTTCTTCCAGCCACAGGTCTCCTCAATGCTGGATCTGCCACTGCGTAGCACTCCTTTACCACCTCAAGATCATCTTAGTTTGTCGAGTCCCTGCTTTCTAATCGGGCTCTCTTACGGTACGAGCCAGAGACCCCTGCGACTCTCCTGGTATATGTCCAGGACTTCAACTCTATGCACATTTCCCAGACCTATATCCAAGAGGGTCCTTGGTAGATTTTTGTCCAAGATTTTCCTGCAGTATACCCCATCCCGATCCCGGTCATTGTCACATGCTGGCTCTTCTAATGCTGCTCTCCGACCCTGGACACATCCATTCCACACCGTTTTTGGCACGAACTTGTCGAAACCGGCAGGAAGCAGACACGCCACACGGAAAACCAGCGTGGAAGTGGTACACTGGATAAGCGAGACGTGATAAAGTGTCAAATTCTAAACATAGTGCCGCGACGCTTCGTTCCATTATTCTTTATCGGCAGTGGCGGTTGATGTACTGTGAGGCACTAAGCAGCACTACACATCCAGCACACACGCCGTCGATGGCCGGAGTATATCCGCTCCGATATCCCATAAATCACCcgacgctgtgtgtgtgtgcgcgcgcgcgctttttCTCCATAATTCACCAAAAGCAAAAGGCGTGCGCGGACGAGCGTTCGTGTGCGGCGTAATCGACGCGTCAGACACGTTTCCGCACTTTTTCCCGGGCTGCGCGTGAGTGTATGCCGATCGGGGGCCAGTTTTTCACCGCCTCACGCGGCAGTGCAGCGATAGAATGGCGTGAATTATCGCACTAgggtaattaatttttattaatcgTTTTCCAGTTGGCGGCGTGATTTATGCATCGTGCCGTGGACGGTTTCCTCCAAATCGGTTGCGTTAAGGTAAGAAGGAGCTGCAGCTACTGGCACACTTGGGCTGATGGGGTGTTGATGATCATTAGAACGAAGAAGATTCGACTGATGGGTGCAGGAATCCATTTGCTGGACAGGAGGAGTCGTGAGAAAGTCTTCCGTCGTGAGTTGAAGCTAATTATGAGGATGAGGTGTGATTGCGAGGCTCAGCTTCGTCGATCACCCAGAGTTAATTAGACCAAGCATCTAGCGCAAGATTGTTCCGAATCAATCTTTGTCTGGAAGTTAGGAAGGAACTGGTTCTGGAACCAGGATGGTAAGGTGCCTTCGGTAAGGCACCAACCCTGACCACATGAGCGATCCAGTCTGAATTATGATCGATGAAGCAAACCTCCACAAGTCCACTTTATTAAGTCGAAATAAATGGACCAGTTTTATTGTCCAGATCAGGCCTCCAGCGCCAGAAGCGGCGGGAGATTATGTCCTTTGTGCaatcatttgaaaattttatggCAATCA
It contains:
- the LOC118509184 gene encoding programmed cell death protein 10 gives rise to the protein MTMGDDAPVVTSLVLPILIRPILSQLERRDVVASQTLRAALTKAEQSHPGLTYDLVMGIIKKGDINVNMNESILRLQGAATDTDLIEYRLNRTEDAFQELNKKSAALKRILSRIPDEIADRKTFLETIKEIASAIKKLLDAVNEVVGFIPGSSGKQAVEQRKKEFVKYSKKFSTTLKEYFKEGEANAVFVSALYLIHQTNQIMITVKNKCE
- the LOC118509185 gene encoding WD repeat-containing protein 55 homolog isoform X1 — its product is MRNFHSPYFRDSSDSEDDAEIDVDQLDATHFLTARTEELLGLIEYVSETEEGFVGVPESPAMDDTDSDDTYDEEDDSQMSDTSSGSDLASGNKDDLAKKTTGDNSTSDSDSDTEAATSNKEDGTKKGPDGESTSEAGPSHRVIDDYDEEMEDDDVIKAIITEIKKPRSKPADIQTEDFVVDLSFHPCEDILAVGTSVGDVLMYKYSNEQNVLSATHELHTKAVRCLEFSRDGLSIISTGRERSIVVADTETGKFKRVWEGAHSEPVYSMAVLGEHLFATGDDDGEVKLWDLRQKDAVFGLRPVEDFVSCILSNGQQQKYLLMTSGDGLLTTINIAQRKMFVQSEPYEEELNCMGTFKRESKLVVGTSKGNYYTFNWGQFAYHCDAFTGPKASANRMVPITEQIAVMAGEDGIIRAMHLVPGRVLGIVGQHSMAIDTMDISGSGELIATSSHDNDVRFWNIKYFEDFDGIKYNSKPDKRTLKHNLPSSQRVNAKDFFAGLNE
- the LOC118509185 gene encoding WD repeat-containing protein 55 homolog isoform X2 translates to MDDTDSDDTYDEEDDSQMSDTSSGSDLASGNKDDLAKKTTGDNSTSDSDSDTEAATSNKEDGTKKGPDGESTSEAGPSHRVIDDYDEEMEDDDVIKAIITEIKKPRSKPADIQTEDFVVDLSFHPCEDILAVGTSVGDVLMYKYSNEQNVLSATHELHTKAVRCLEFSRDGLSIISTGRERSIVVADTETGKFKRVWEGAHSEPVYSMAVLGEHLFATGDDDGEVKLWDLRQKDAVFGLRPVEDFVSCILSNGQQQKYLLMTSGDGLLTTINIAQRKMFVQSEPYEEELNCMGTFKRESKLVVGTSKGNYYTFNWGQFAYHCDAFTGPKASANRMVPITEQIAVMAGEDGIIRAMHLVPGRVLGIVGQHSMAIDTMDISGSGELIATSSHDNDVRFWNIKYFEDFDGIKYNSKPDKRTLKHNLPSSQRVNAKDFFAGLNE
- the LOC118509187 gene encoding beta-1,4-galactosyltransferase 2-like, which produces MITFRLSNGVYAYAAYLVLMVYFLWPGRFASLYDYIEGENIYDQLIRKTTKNISLMRNGLRCDYSEVIEENLSLYRPPYTEDIINNNVRLGGEYYPEDCLPSFSTAIIVPYRQRERQLNQFLIYMHNYLRRQRIHYRIFVIEQYDPKPFNRAKLFNIGALIAMGLDYPCLVLHDVDLMPMNLGHLYACSRKPRHMCSSLDVFRYNLPYRGLFGGAVAIESSVFLNINGMSNMFSGWGGEDDDLYGRLTNKQIEICRFSPSYSQYSMLKHRPEAPNKDRVAFLKNGKLRYHTDGLNSLVYKQVGFKLHNLFTHVLVET